One Setaria viridis chromosome 5, Setaria_viridis_v4.0, whole genome shotgun sequence genomic region harbors:
- the LOC117859216 gene encoding probable sulfate transporter 3.5, with protein MGTAAAGDGVRPLGAPPAAEHKVNLSARRPFVEALRTGLAETLFPDDPFRGFGSRPPAARAWGGLKYFVPALEWAPRYSLDKFKYDLLAGVTIASLAIPQGISYAKLANLPPIIGLYSSFVPPLLYAVFGSSNNLAVGTVAAASLLLASIIEAEVPPEENPQLYLQLFYTAAFFTGVIQTALGVFRLGLIVDFLSRSTITGFMGGTAAIIILQQLKGMLGMKHFTPKTDLISVVRAIFHYRHEWKWQSAVLGICFLLFLLSSKHLRKKKPNLFWVSAIAPFMVVIIGGIFAFLVKGNEHGIPIVGDLKKGINPLSISQLTFTDKHVNTAVKAGFLSGILALAEGIAVGRSLALIKNEQIDGNKEMIAFGIMNIAGSCTSCYLTTGPFSKSAVNFHAGCRTPMSNVVMSVCIMLVLLFLAPLFKYTPLVALSAIIVVAMIGLIKVKEFSHLYRVDKFDFCICMVAFIGVVFFTMVIGLGASVGLSVIRALLHVARPNTCKLGSIAGGDIFRDVRHYPHARNIPNVLVLQLGSPIYFVNAGYLRERILRWVEDEENACKVDGQDLQCVVLDLGGVSSIDNTGIGMLLEVHQNLDRRGIRVALTNPKLQVTEKLVLSGYIKDKIGEEWVFLTVKDAVTACRYALQRSRSKDDGEV; from the exons atggggacggcggcggccggcgatggcgtcCGCCCCctcggcgcgccgccggcggcggagcacAAGGTGAACCTGTCGGCGCGGCGGCCGTTCGTGGAGGCGCTGCGGACGGGCCTGGCGGAGACGTTATTCCCCGACGACCCGTTCCGGGGGTTCGGttcgcgcccgcccgccgcgcgcgcatGGGGAGGGCTCAAGTACTTCGTGCCGGCCCTCGAGTGGGCGCCGCGCTACTCCCTCGACAAGTTCAAGTacgacctcctcgccggcgtCACCATCGCCAGCCTCGCCATCCCGCAGGGCATCAGTTACGCCAAGCTCGCCAACCTCCCGCCCATCATCGGACTCT ATTCGAGCTTCGTGCCGCCGCTGCTGTACGCGGTGTTCGGGAGCTCCAACAACCTGGCGGtggggacggtggcggcggcgtcgctgctGCTGGCGTCCATCATCGAGGCGGAGGTCCCGCCGGAGGAGAACCCGCAGCTGTACCTGCAGCTCTTCTACACCGCCGCATTCTTCACCGGCGTCATCCAGACCGCGCTAGGCGTCTTTAG GTTAGGGCTTATAGTGGATTTCCTGTCGCGGTCGACGATCACCGGGTTCATGGGCGGCACGGCGGCCATCATCATCTTGCAGCAGCTCAAGGGGATGCTGGGGATGAAGCACTTCACGCCCAAGACCGACCTCATCTCCGTCGTAcgcgccatcttccattacaggCACGAG TGGAAGTGGCAGAGTGCAGTTCTCGGCATatgcttcctcctcttcttgctgtcAAGCAAGCACCTG agaaagaaaaagccAAACTTGTTCTGGGTGTCAGCCATTGCGCCATTCATGGTGGTCATCATCGGCGGCATCTTCGCTTTCTTGGTCAAAGGAAACGAGCATGGGATCCCAATA GTTGGTGACCTGAAGAAAGGGATCAACCCTCTGTCCATTTCGCAGTTAACGTTCACGGACAAGCACGTCAACACAGCTGTGAAAGCAGGTTTCCTGTCTGGGATCCTAGCACTGGCA GAAGGGATCGCTGTCGGGAGGAGCCTGGCTCTGATCAAGAACGAGCAGATCGACGGGAACAAGGAGATGATCGCGTTCGGCATCATGAACATCGCTGGTTCTTGCACCTCCTGCTACCTCACGACAGGTCCTTTCTCCAAGTCGGCGGTGAACTTCCACGCCGGGTGCCGGACGCCCATGTCGAACGTGGTGATGTCGGTGTGCATCATGCTGGTGCTGCTGTTCCTGGCCCCGCTCTTCAAGTACACCCCACTGGTGGCGCTCTCCGCCATCATCGTGGTCGCCATGATCGGGCTCATCAAGGTCAAGGAGTTCAGCCACCTCTACCGGGTGGACAAGTTCGACTTCTGCATCTGCATGGTCGCCTTCATCGGCGTCGTCTTCTTCACCATGGTCATCGGCCTCGGCGCATCA GTAGGCTTGTCAGTGATCAGGGCACTGCTGCATGTGGCGAGGCCGAACACCTGCAAGCTCGGAAGCATAGCGGGAGGCGACATCTTCCGTGACGTCAGGCACTACCCGCACGCAAGAAACATCCCCAACGTCCTCGTGTTGCAACTGGGATCTCCCATCTATTTTGTCAACGCAGGTTACTTGCGAGAAAG GATTTTGAGATGGGTAGAAGATGAGGAGAACGCTTGCAAGGTAGACGGGCAAGATTTACAATGCGTGGTCCTTGATCTTGGTG GTGTGAGTTCCATCGACAACACGGGCATCGGGATGCTGCTAGAAGTCCACCAGAACCTTGACCGGAGAGGGATCAGG GTAGCTCTGACGAACCCCAAACTGCAGGTGACAGAGAAGCTGGTGCTGTCCGGGTACATCAAGGACAAGATAGGGGAGGAGTGGGTGTTCCTCACCGTCAAGGACGCCGTCACGGCGTGCCGGTACGCGCTCCAGAGATCCAGAAGCAAGGATGACGGTGAAGTATAG